One genomic region from Egicoccus sp. AB-alg2 encodes:
- a CDS encoding carboxyl transferase domain-containing protein has protein sequence AAERGYVDAVIEPSRTRVELIKALRFTRTKREQRPARKHGNIPL, from the coding sequence CGCCGCCGAGCGCGGCTACGTCGACGCGGTCATCGAACCCTCGCGCACCCGCGTCGAACTGATCAAGGCGCTGCGGTTCACCCGCACCAAGCGCGAGCAGCGGCCCGCCCGCAAGCACGGCAACATCCCGCTGTGA